In a single window of the Renibacterium salmoninarum ATCC 33209 genome:
- a CDS encoding type IV toxin-antitoxin system AbiEi family antitoxin domain-containing protein, protein MANVTEVLLINGGCARWKRLAQDGVTGRVLRRALDSGEVIRYARGVYGLPTVSPLRIKMHESGGEPACLTAANERGWWVLNPPKTPHISVDHGGQTIDFVKNRSRLPLSALDVMIQVLKCAPELDALVTLTSAVRKKEINLAELLIRIRGSRLARTRAIVARVDLHAESALEVASRYHLENAGFVVTSQVYLPGMGRMDQCINGVLALELMGREFHLSAAAFNEDLRRFNAYTTSGIPVLRVGYAQVVHSPEEFLNLVHRALATIAEAVPH, encoded by the coding sequence ATGGCAAATGTGACTGAAGTTCTACTAATCAATGGCGGTTGCGCAAGGTGGAAGCGGCTAGCCCAAGACGGCGTCACTGGCAGGGTGCTCCGCCGCGCCCTAGATTCGGGAGAGGTCATTAGATATGCGCGCGGCGTTTATGGCTTGCCAACGGTAAGCCCGCTCCGAATCAAAATGCATGAATCTGGGGGCGAGCCCGCCTGCCTGACTGCGGCAAATGAGCGAGGGTGGTGGGTGTTGAACCCGCCAAAAACGCCGCATATTTCGGTCGATCACGGCGGCCAGACTATCGACTTTGTCAAAAACCGAAGTCGGCTACCGCTTTCCGCTTTGGACGTCATGATCCAAGTCCTCAAGTGTGCACCCGAGCTCGACGCACTAGTTACCTTGACCTCTGCGGTCCGGAAGAAGGAGATAAATCTCGCCGAATTGCTGATCCGCATTCGTGGTTCCCGCTTAGCGCGAACTCGCGCCATTGTGGCGAGAGTCGACCTACATGCAGAGTCTGCGCTTGAAGTCGCATCTAGATACCATCTTGAAAATGCCGGCTTCGTAGTGACTTCTCAGGTCTATTTACCGGGAATGGGCCGAATGGATCAGTGCATCAATGGCGTCCTAGCGTTGGAGCTGATGGGTCGCGAATTTCACCTTTCCGCGGCCGCATTTAATGAAGATCTGCGTCGATTCAATGCGTACACCACATCAGGGATCCCGGTACTTCGGGTTGGCTACGCGCAAGTAGTCCACAGCCCCGAAGAATTCTTGAACTTAGTGCACAGAGCATTGGCAACCATTGCGGAGGCCGTGCCCCACTGA
- a CDS encoding helix-turn-helix transcriptional regulator, producing the protein MAEKLEVSLRTLRRDVERLRELGYPVEARRGTDGGYQLAAGASLPPLVVDDEEAVALTIGLRLAAQGAINGIEEASISALAKVIQVMPARLRRRVEALQLATVPSGSAPGPVVDATVLTTIAQACRDEERLDFSYTAHNGEQTERHVEPRRLVAVGQRWYLVAYDLTRHDWLSFRLDRLREPKNTAERFRSRKIPALNAAEFVQNSLSGTISGPNNYHILLHASGREIRDRLGAWAQLTEVAHESCELTISSYSATWAVFAALSAEVKFELIEGIGFAEILESWRQQIEQNLKVSAKP; encoded by the coding sequence TTGGCCGAAAAGCTGGAGGTCTCGCTTCGCACACTCCGACGCGACGTTGAGCGGCTTCGGGAACTTGGCTACCCCGTTGAGGCTCGTCGCGGCACTGACGGCGGCTATCAGCTAGCGGCTGGCGCGTCGCTACCACCATTAGTGGTCGACGACGAAGAGGCAGTCGCGCTGACGATCGGGCTGCGCCTGGCCGCACAGGGTGCAATCAACGGAATCGAAGAGGCCTCGATCAGTGCTTTGGCAAAGGTTATCCAGGTAATGCCTGCTAGGTTAAGGCGCCGCGTGGAAGCACTACAGCTTGCCACGGTGCCTTCAGGATCGGCTCCCGGCCCGGTCGTGGACGCTACCGTGCTCACCACTATTGCGCAAGCCTGCCGAGATGAAGAACGGCTCGACTTTTCCTACACAGCTCATAATGGTGAGCAAACCGAACGCCATGTGGAACCGCGCCGGCTGGTCGCCGTCGGCCAGCGCTGGTATTTAGTGGCTTATGATCTAACCCGCCATGATTGGCTAAGCTTCCGCCTGGACCGGCTACGCGAGCCGAAAAATACTGCCGAACGGTTCCGCAGTAGAAAGATACCCGCGCTTAACGCCGCAGAATTCGTGCAAAACAGCCTAAGCGGCACGATCTCTGGCCCGAATAATTACCACATTTTGCTTCACGCCTCTGGTCGTGAAATTCGCGATCGATTAGGTGCATGGGCGCAACTCACCGAGGTGGCTCACGAGAGTTGCGAGCTCACCATCTCAAGCTATTCAGCTACCTGGGCTGTCTTTGCTGCACTGAGTGCCGAAGTTAAATTTGAGCTGATTGAGGGCATTGGCTTTGCTGAAATCCTCGAATCTTGGCGGCAACAAATTGAACAAAACCTGAAAGTTTCTGCAAAACCTTGA
- a CDS encoding DeoR/GlpR family DNA-binding transcription regulator produces MFAHERHERIAGLAASDGRVSVQELAELFDVTQETVRRDLDLLESAGKLRRVHGGAIALDRLSMVEPSLNERQSQNQDEKRRIANAALDFLPASSTASIILDAGTATEMFAEGLASWAPSAAARELLVITNAIPIAHRLVSNSALNVEILGGRVRGLTSSAVGGSVTNQLDGLRPDIAFIGANGVDSEFGLSTPDSLEAAVKAAMVHSAHLVVALVDSSKLDQQSLVRFAALDAIDVLITDAAPEPELATALAHASVDVLIA; encoded by the coding sequence GTGTTTGCCCACGAAAGGCACGAACGGATCGCCGGATTGGCCGCAAGCGACGGTCGCGTCAGCGTTCAGGAACTTGCCGAGCTCTTCGACGTCACCCAGGAAACAGTTCGACGCGATCTTGACTTGCTAGAGTCCGCCGGGAAACTCCGTCGAGTTCATGGCGGCGCAATCGCCTTGGACCGGCTGAGTATGGTGGAGCCCAGCCTGAATGAGCGGCAAAGTCAAAACCAAGATGAAAAACGCCGAATTGCCAATGCTGCTTTGGATTTTCTGCCCGCCTCTAGCACTGCGTCAATTATTCTCGATGCGGGAACCGCCACCGAGATGTTTGCTGAGGGCCTAGCCAGTTGGGCGCCATCGGCCGCCGCACGAGAACTCCTTGTCATCACTAATGCAATCCCCATTGCGCATCGGCTAGTTAGTAACTCAGCACTCAATGTGGAAATCTTAGGCGGCCGGGTTCGCGGGCTGACTAGCTCAGCTGTAGGCGGATCGGTAACAAACCAGCTTGATGGATTGCGACCAGATATCGCCTTCATTGGCGCAAACGGCGTTGATAGTGAATTCGGCTTAAGCACGCCGGACTCATTAGAAGCAGCAGTCAAAGCAGCCATGGTCCACTCTGCGCACCTGGTGGTTGCGTTAGTGGACTCTTCGAAACTCGATCAACAAAGCCTGGTTAGATTTGCCGCGCTAGATGCGATAGATGTGCTGATCACCGATGCCGCACCCGAGCCAGAATTAGCAACTGCTCTAGCTCATGCCAGCGTGGATGTGCTGATCGCATGA
- a CDS encoding HPr family phosphocarrier protein, which translates to MTERTATMASRVGLHARPAAIFAEAAADFPVEVTIAAEGTPAEDALDAASILSLMGLGASHGDRVVLRAEGDGAEQALDALVRILETDHDA; encoded by the coding sequence ATGACTGAACGTACCGCCACCATGGCCAGCCGAGTTGGCCTGCATGCCCGCCCCGCCGCGATTTTCGCGGAGGCCGCCGCCGATTTTCCGGTTGAAGTGACCATTGCCGCCGAGGGCACGCCCGCCGAGGATGCGCTGGATGCGGCCAGCATCTTGTCCTTGATGGGGCTCGGCGCTTCGCACGGCGATCGAGTGGTACTGCGGGCCGAGGGCGACGGCGCGGAGCAGGCCTTGGATGCCCTAGTCAGAATCCTAGAGACGGATCACGACGCCTAA
- a CDS encoding NAD(P)-dependent alcohol dehydrogenase, which translates to MTASVLTTELAIVLEQRPVPLPSADEVLIKVSSVGICASDVHYFREGRIANFVVDSPIVLGHEAAGTIVAVGSAVAVSRISQRVSIEPQRPQLHSAQTLAGHYNLDPQMAFYATPPVDGAFAEYVIIQSHFAHLVPDSLSDDAASLLEPLSVAVAAARKAALTVGDRVLLSGAGPIGLVLVQVAKAYGAAEIVVTDLDAGRLNLAEKLGATSVYDPRAVDLSAEPNFDVFFDASGAAAAVQAGIRSLAPLGRAVLIGMGADEYPLPVSTIQNRELTVTGVFRYANTWPTAISLVERGLVNLDILVSGHFGLESVREALETSSAASVLKNMVLPGLPVAQAPSSSTAV; encoded by the coding sequence ATGACCGCCAGTGTGCTGACTACGGAGTTAGCAATTGTGCTGGAGCAGCGGCCCGTCCCCCTGCCGTCAGCTGACGAAGTGCTGATAAAGGTTTCTTCGGTTGGAATTTGCGCCTCAGATGTGCATTATTTTCGTGAGGGCCGGATAGCGAATTTCGTCGTGGATTCGCCAATCGTGCTCGGTCACGAGGCTGCTGGAACTATCGTTGCCGTTGGCAGTGCGGTCGCAGTCTCCCGAATTAGCCAACGAGTCTCCATCGAGCCGCAGCGTCCGCAACTCCATTCAGCTCAGACGCTTGCCGGACACTACAATCTAGATCCGCAGATGGCGTTTTATGCCACGCCTCCGGTTGATGGCGCGTTTGCGGAATACGTCATCATTCAGTCGCATTTCGCCCATTTAGTGCCGGATTCGTTGAGCGATGATGCCGCGTCACTTCTTGAGCCCCTTTCGGTAGCTGTCGCTGCCGCGCGAAAGGCCGCGCTGACGGTTGGCGACCGGGTTCTGCTCTCAGGAGCCGGGCCTATCGGGCTGGTTCTAGTTCAAGTAGCTAAAGCCTACGGAGCCGCTGAGATCGTGGTAACCGACCTCGACGCTGGCAGGCTGAACCTCGCCGAGAAACTGGGCGCGACCTCGGTGTACGACCCGCGCGCCGTCGACCTCTCCGCTGAACCAAATTTTGATGTGTTCTTTGATGCTTCCGGCGCCGCCGCCGCGGTTCAAGCCGGAATTCGAAGCCTTGCTCCACTAGGTCGAGCGGTTCTCATTGGCATGGGCGCGGATGAGTATCCGCTACCGGTATCCACCATTCAGAACCGAGAACTCACCGTGACCGGCGTTTTCCGTTACGCCAATACCTGGCCAACTGCGATCAGTCTGGTCGAGCGCGGTCTAGTAAACCTGGATATTTTAGTCAGCGGTCACTTTGGGCTTGAATCGGTTCGCGAAGCATTGGAAACTTCCAGCGCAGCATCGGTCTTGAAAAATATGGTCTTGCCCGGACTTCCCGTTGCACAAGCCCCCAGCTCCTCAACGGCGGTTTGA
- a CDS encoding 1-phosphofructokinase family hexose kinase, producing MIVTLTPNPSLDRTIELGMPLARGEVQRAAAAQQQPGGKGVNIARALTASDVDCLALLPGSAEDAVLVALRSQGIAHLGLPISAALRSNVTITEPDGTTTKVNEPGPTLNLQQQADLISLTVQHAREADWLVLAGSLPPGVANDFYAQLIRVVRQELGAQAPLIAVDSSGAPFAEAVKAQPDLIKPNSEELAELTGADASQLEANPELAAQIAQDLVAAGVGAVLVTLGAKGAVLASPQGAWFAQSPKVVARSTVGAGDSALAGYLLAQVQNEPEQRCVQQAVAHGAAAAALPGSSVPALVQTQPDSITVIALTSKENS from the coding sequence ATGATCGTAACCCTCACACCGAATCCCAGTTTGGACCGGACTATTGAGCTCGGTATGCCCTTAGCTCGCGGCGAAGTGCAGCGCGCAGCGGCCGCGCAACAACAGCCAGGCGGCAAAGGAGTCAATATCGCTCGCGCCCTGACCGCGTCCGACGTCGATTGCTTGGCTCTTTTGCCCGGCTCAGCGGAGGATGCGGTACTTGTCGCATTGCGCAGTCAAGGCATTGCACATCTCGGATTGCCGATTAGCGCAGCGCTTCGTTCAAACGTCACGATTACTGAGCCCGACGGTACAACCACCAAGGTTAATGAGCCCGGGCCAACGCTCAATTTGCAGCAGCAAGCCGACTTGATTTCACTTACCGTGCAGCATGCCCGGGAAGCAGATTGGCTGGTTTTAGCTGGGTCGCTACCGCCCGGGGTGGCGAACGATTTTTACGCACAGCTGATACGCGTCGTGCGGCAGGAATTGGGCGCACAAGCGCCATTAATCGCCGTGGACTCTTCCGGCGCCCCTTTTGCTGAAGCGGTCAAGGCCCAGCCCGATTTGATCAAGCCGAACTCCGAAGAACTAGCCGAGCTGACGGGAGCCGATGCTTCACAGTTAGAAGCCAATCCAGAGTTGGCAGCCCAAATCGCCCAGGATTTAGTCGCTGCCGGAGTGGGTGCGGTGTTAGTAACCCTCGGCGCCAAAGGTGCGGTTTTAGCCTCGCCGCAGGGTGCCTGGTTTGCGCAAAGCCCGAAAGTTGTCGCCCGAAGCACCGTTGGTGCGGGTGATTCTGCGTTAGCTGGCTATTTGCTCGCCCAAGTTCAAAATGAGCCGGAACAACGTTGCGTACAACAAGCCGTGGCGCACGGCGCAGCGGCAGCCGCACTTCCAGGCTCCTCCGTTCCGGCGCTGGTCCAGACCCAACCGGACAGCATTACCGTCATCGCACTCACATCGAAAGAAAATTCATGA
- a CDS encoding DUF445 domain-containing protein: MEPLVGDVLTEKDDEKRRALRRMKTLALSLLIVAAIVFVFSFWLQRQYPWLEYVRAAAEGAMVGALADWFAVTALFRYPLGLKIPHTAIIPTRKDAIGASLGDFVESNFLSESVIREKLTSLNVAHRLGSWLLKPASAERLASEGAVAIKGAMEVMRDDDVRDVIESMVQQYLLAPPWGPPIGRLAGQVFHDGHHRKLVDLLVDRAVDWVQNNQQAMTRIVSDRSPSWVPGFVDDLVGDRVYNEALKFVRAVQCDQNHQVRQALDEYLFKLADDLQHDPAMIERAEEIKAQVLDSPRVRELAGRTRDTVKQALLTAVDDPESELRKKFVAVIREFGTRLVDDTELAAKVNGWITGAAAYAVRNYRHDIASIITDTVERWDAQEASNKIELQVGKDLEYIRINGTVVGALAGLLIFTLANLAFG, encoded by the coding sequence ATGGAGCCGCTTGTGGGGGACGTGTTGACCGAAAAGGACGATGAAAAGCGGCGCGCGCTGCGGCGCATGAAGACGCTTGCCTTGAGCTTGCTCATTGTGGCCGCAATCGTCTTTGTTTTCTCATTTTGGTTGCAGCGCCAATACCCATGGCTGGAGTACGTTCGTGCCGCCGCCGAGGGCGCCATGGTCGGCGCACTCGCTGACTGGTTCGCAGTTACCGCGCTGTTCAGGTATCCCCTTGGCCTCAAGATTCCGCACACTGCCATCATTCCCACGCGCAAAGACGCGATTGGGGCTAGCCTTGGCGACTTTGTGGAAAGCAATTTTCTCTCCGAATCGGTGATCCGAGAGAAGCTAACCTCTCTCAATGTGGCGCATCGGCTGGGTAGCTGGCTCTTGAAGCCAGCTTCGGCGGAACGCCTTGCCTCTGAGGGTGCCGTGGCAATCAAAGGTGCCATGGAAGTAATGCGCGACGACGACGTGCGCGATGTGATCGAGTCGATGGTCCAGCAATATTTGCTTGCACCACCATGGGGGCCGCCGATTGGTCGCTTGGCCGGGCAGGTATTTCATGACGGCCATCACCGGAAACTGGTTGACCTCTTAGTCGACCGCGCAGTCGATTGGGTGCAAAACAACCAACAAGCGATGACTCGAATTGTTTCCGACCGCTCGCCGTCGTGGGTGCCCGGCTTTGTCGATGATTTGGTGGGTGATCGCGTCTATAACGAAGCGCTCAAGTTTGTGCGCGCAGTTCAATGCGACCAAAATCACCAGGTGCGTCAGGCACTAGATGAGTATCTTTTTAAACTTGCTGATGACTTGCAACACGATCCGGCGATGATCGAGCGCGCTGAAGAGATCAAAGCCCAGGTACTCGATTCACCGCGTGTGCGCGAACTCGCCGGGCGCACGCGGGACACGGTAAAACAGGCCTTGCTTACCGCCGTCGACGATCCGGAAAGCGAACTTCGGAAGAAGTTCGTCGCGGTGATTCGTGAATTCGGTACTCGGCTTGTCGACGATACTGAGCTTGCGGCAAAGGTCAATGGCTGGATCACTGGAGCGGCGGCCTATGCGGTTCGCAATTATCGGCACGATATCGCCTCGATCATCACTGACACCGTGGAACGCTGGGACGCGCAGGAGGCATCGAACAAGATCGAGCTTCAGGTAGGCAAGGATCTGGAGTACATCCGGATCAACGGTACGGTTGTTGGCGCGCTGGCTGGTTTGCTGATTTTCACGCTGGCTAATCTGGCCTTCGGCTAA
- a CDS encoding alpha/beta hydrolase, which yields MLNALWSKPESERVGTPLLVMLHGYGSDENSMATRFAAMPPSFTCAAIRGPFDMDQMYGWFLLDYFLNNDFADVVTAANKVFAWLDAEMATFNFSSVSLLGHSQGMGMASTLLRLRPDYFAAVVGLSGFVLDNDLLAALEPLKSKKPFFWARDEADLVINPDAVEFTKEWLAQNTLLNEELYEGMGHPTGAAALIDASSFLTVHLPFKPTS from the coding sequence ATGCTCAATGCACTCTGGTCCAAGCCCGAGTCTGAACGTGTTGGAACCCCCTTATTGGTGATGCTGCACGGATACGGCTCAGATGAGAATTCGATGGCGACGCGGTTCGCGGCGATGCCGCCGAGTTTCACTTGTGCTGCGATTCGTGGGCCCTTCGATATGGACCAGATGTATGGCTGGTTTTTGTTGGACTATTTCCTGAACAATGACTTTGCCGATGTGGTTACGGCAGCGAACAAGGTCTTTGCCTGGCTTGATGCAGAAATGGCTACTTTCAATTTCAGCAGCGTGAGCTTACTGGGACATTCTCAAGGAATGGGAATGGCTAGCACCCTGTTGCGATTGCGCCCGGACTACTTTGCCGCCGTCGTCGGACTATCCGGGTTTGTCTTGGACAATGATCTTCTTGCCGCACTTGAGCCGCTTAAGTCCAAAAAACCGTTCTTCTGGGCTAGGGATGAAGCTGACTTGGTCATAAACCCGGATGCGGTTGAATTTACCAAGGAATGGCTAGCGCAAAATACCTTGTTGAACGAAGAGCTTTATGAAGGTATGGGGCACCCAACGGGGGCAGCGGCGCTGATTGACGCAAGTTCATTTTTAACTGTTCATCTGCCGTTCAAACCCACGTCATAG
- a CDS encoding LamB/YcsF family protein gives MSELRVDLNSDLGESFGSWPMGDDDALLAMVTSANVACGFHAGDPIMMLRTARTAIERSVAVGAHPAYRDLAGFGRRTMDVSAEELYGDVLYQLSALDGILRSVGGELAYVKPHGALYNRIVVDAIQAQAVASAVRDFRQSLPILGLPGSQIESVCLAADVPFFREAFVDRVYMPDGSLVPRNQPGAVLHDVPAIADRAVRLVADGVVEAIDGSLVQLQPDSLCVHGDTPGAVTMAESVRAALESAGVQLVRFN, from the coding sequence ATGTCTGAGCTACGCGTTGATCTGAACAGCGATTTAGGTGAGTCATTCGGCTCTTGGCCAATGGGCGACGACGACGCGCTGCTTGCGATGGTTACCAGCGCCAACGTGGCCTGTGGCTTCCATGCTGGCGATCCGATCATGATGTTGCGCACAGCGCGGACGGCCATTGAGCGCAGTGTGGCTGTGGGCGCGCACCCCGCTTATCGAGATCTAGCCGGGTTTGGACGCAGAACGATGGACGTTTCTGCCGAGGAACTTTATGGCGATGTTTTGTATCAGTTGTCCGCATTAGATGGAATTCTGCGCAGCGTGGGCGGAGAGCTGGCCTACGTAAAACCGCACGGAGCGCTGTACAACCGGATTGTTGTTGACGCTATTCAGGCGCAAGCGGTGGCTTCCGCTGTTCGGGATTTTCGGCAAAGCCTACCGATATTAGGCTTACCGGGATCGCAGATCGAGTCAGTTTGTCTGGCCGCAGACGTTCCCTTTTTCCGTGAGGCATTTGTTGACCGTGTTTACATGCCGGATGGCAGCTTGGTGCCGCGAAATCAGCCGGGTGCCGTATTGCACGATGTTCCGGCTATTGCGGACCGCGCGGTTCGGCTGGTCGCAGACGGCGTGGTTGAGGCAATAGACGGATCCTTAGTCCAGCTTCAGCCGGATTCACTCTGCGTGCATGGCGATACGCCAGGGGCGGTAACGATGGCGGAGAGCGTCCGAGCCGCACTTGAATCAGCAGGGGTGCAACTTGTCCGGTTCAACTGA
- a CDS encoding 5-oxoprolinase subunit B family protein, with product MSGSTEMLLLPCGDSAVLAELPDLQAVLALYRALSSFPQGVLDVVPAARTILITFYPERVAQAEIVRWIESADPVAQVAKDGPEIIIDVHYDGPDLAEVAQYLSLSVAEVIQLHSSSSWTAAFTGFAPGFSYLVTDHERLRVPRRNTPRTSIPAGSVALAGEFSAIYPTSSPAGWQLIGRTSAQLWDAGNSSNPALITPGATVRFRAL from the coding sequence TTGTCCGGTTCAACTGAAATGCTGCTACTGCCGTGTGGCGATTCTGCGGTACTAGCTGAGCTCCCGGACTTGCAAGCAGTTTTGGCGCTTTACCGCGCGTTATCGTCTTTCCCGCAGGGCGTGCTCGATGTGGTGCCAGCTGCTCGCACCATCTTGATCACCTTTTATCCGGAACGCGTTGCGCAAGCTGAAATTGTTCGGTGGATTGAATCGGCGGACCCAGTAGCTCAAGTTGCTAAAGACGGTCCTGAAATCATTATCGATGTACATTACGACGGCCCAGACTTGGCAGAAGTGGCGCAGTATCTTTCACTTTCTGTTGCTGAGGTGATCCAGTTGCATTCCTCCTCAAGTTGGACGGCAGCCTTTACCGGTTTTGCGCCAGGATTTTCCTATCTGGTGACTGACCACGAGCGGTTGCGGGTGCCGCGTCGAAACACGCCCCGTACGTCGATTCCGGCCGGTTCGGTGGCCTTAGCGGGCGAATTTAGCGCTATTTATCCAACGTCTTCACCGGCAGGATGGCAACTGATTGGCCGGACTTCCGCGCAGCTTTGGGATGCTGGGAATTCGAGTAATCCGGCTTTGATCACCCCAGGTGCCACCGTGCGCTTTCGGGCGCTATGA
- a CDS encoding cation transporter, with protein MAVSFVLEGISFSQAYRQACKTAKALNTSTLEHVAKSSNPTLRAVFAEDAAALIGLLIAFLGIFLHQLTGSPIPDAPGSIAVGVLLAVVAVVLIDRNHRFLIGQSLSPETEKLAVGLLLQRPEIDRVTYIHLEFVGPSKLYVVAAVDMVGNEDEDDVAIRLRRLERELENLRYIEEAVITLSTKDEPSLSG; from the coding sequence TTGGCAGTCTCGTTCGTGCTGGAAGGAATCTCGTTTAGCCAGGCGTACCGGCAGGCCTGCAAGACGGCGAAAGCGCTCAACACGAGTACTTTGGAGCACGTCGCCAAGAGTTCGAATCCCACCCTGCGCGCCGTATTTGCTGAGGACGCGGCGGCATTGATTGGCTTGCTCATCGCGTTCTTGGGCATCTTTTTACACCAGCTGACGGGCTCGCCCATCCCAGACGCACCTGGCTCGATCGCCGTCGGCGTGCTGTTGGCGGTAGTCGCCGTGGTGCTCATCGACCGAAATCACCGTTTCTTGATCGGCCAATCGCTGAGCCCAGAAACCGAAAAACTCGCAGTTGGGCTGCTATTGCAGCGGCCAGAAATTGATCGAGTAACTTACATCCATCTGGAATTCGTCGGGCCAAGCAAGCTTTACGTCGTTGCTGCGGTAGATATGGTGGGCAATGAAGACGAAGACGACGTCGCAATTCGATTACGTCGGTTGGAGCGCGAGTTGGAAAACCTTCGCTACATCGAAGAAGCGGTAATTACCTTATCTACCAAGGATGAGCCGTCACTTTCTGGTTGA
- a CDS encoding chitosanase, which yields MPNLRTRTVAVAVGGLLIASGAIAGTAAQANAVSSLAPAITAVSAASTGDLSAPAKKEIAMQLVCSAENSSLDWKAQYGYIEDIDDDRGYTGGIIGFTSGTGDMLELVQNYANTKPDNNVLKPFLPVLRKVNGTKSHEGLGQKYVDAWHQAAKDSVFLKEQDKLRDSMYFNPAVSQGKSDGLSNLGQFMYYDAIFMHGPGDSSDSFGGIRKSAMKNAKTPAQGGDEKTYLQAFATARKKIMKQENAHSDTSRVDDAQLKFLNEGNYDLHTPLKWKVYGDPYEIK from the coding sequence GTGCCAAATCTACGTACTCGAACGGTCGCCGTTGCAGTCGGCGGCCTCCTGATCGCCTCCGGCGCGATAGCTGGAACAGCAGCACAAGCCAACGCAGTATCCTCTTTAGCCCCAGCAATCACGGCAGTTTCGGCCGCAAGCACGGGCGACCTGTCCGCTCCGGCCAAAAAGGAAATCGCGATGCAACTTGTGTGCAGCGCAGAAAACTCCTCCCTAGATTGGAAAGCCCAGTACGGCTACATCGAAGACATCGATGACGACCGCGGCTACACCGGAGGCATAATCGGCTTCACCTCGGGCACCGGAGACATGCTCGAGCTGGTGCAAAACTATGCAAATACCAAGCCAGACAACAACGTCCTCAAGCCTTTCCTGCCGGTACTCCGCAAAGTCAACGGCACAAAATCTCACGAAGGACTGGGCCAGAAATACGTTGACGCTTGGCATCAGGCAGCTAAAGACTCCGTGTTCCTCAAGGAACAAGACAAATTGCGAGACAGTATGTATTTCAACCCCGCGGTCAGCCAAGGTAAGTCGGACGGATTGAGCAATCTGGGTCAATTCATGTATTACGACGCAATTTTCATGCACGGCCCCGGCGACTCATCCGACTCCTTCGGTGGCATCAGGAAATCGGCCATGAAGAACGCGAAGACACCGGCGCAGGGTGGCGACGAGAAGACCTATCTGCAAGCCTTCGCCACTGCGCGGAAGAAAATCATGAAGCAAGAAAATGCACATTCAGATACTTCACGCGTGGACGACGCGCAGCTAAAGTTCCTCAACGAAGGCAACTACGATCTGCACACACCATTGAAGTGGAAGGTCTACGGAGACCCGTACGAGATCAAGTAA
- a CDS encoding cation diffusion facilitator family transporter, whose protein sequence is MNEQTPGTEPDGAPTLSKVIALAGSDDDTGKESTFTVILAFAANLVIAIAKSIAAALTSSASMTAEAAHSWADAGNEIFLLVADRRSQKPRDARQPMGYGREAYVWSMFAAFGLFTAGAVVSIMHGVQELFSPEPASDFLIAYNCLGSLVRAGRNLV, encoded by the coding sequence ATGAACGAGCAGACACCCGGCACCGAACCTGACGGCGCACCGACACTATCCAAAGTGATTGCCTTAGCTGGTAGTGACGATGACACCGGGAAGGAAAGCACCTTCACGGTGATCCTGGCCTTTGCCGCAAACCTAGTAATTGCGATCGCGAAGTCCATAGCTGCGGCGTTAACCAGCTCGGCCTCAATGACTGCTGAGGCGGCACACTCCTGGGCCGATGCAGGTAATGAGATATTTTTGCTCGTCGCGGACCGCCGATCGCAGAAACCAAGGGATGCTCGGCAGCCAATGGGCTACGGGCGCGAGGCCTACGTCTGGTCGATGTTCGCAGCCTTTGGCTTATTCACTGCCGGTGCAGTCGTTTCAATAATGCACGGAGTCCAGGAGTTGTTCAGCCCGGAGCCGGCTAGCGATTTCTTGATTGCCTATAATTGTCTTGGCAGTCTCGTTCGTGCTGGAAGGAATCTCGTTTAG